One region of Effusibacillus lacus genomic DNA includes:
- a CDS encoding metal-sensitive transcriptional regulator — protein MYAYHCDKEDLLKRLKKIEGQIRGIQKMIEEDRYCVDILAQLAAVKAATNKVGLSLIDSHTKGCVSNAIKEGDGSKHIEELMEVIRVFTK, from the coding sequence ATGTACGCCTACCATTGCGATAAAGAGGATTTGTTGAAACGACTGAAGAAGATTGAGGGGCAAATCAGAGGCATTCAGAAGATGATTGAAGAAGACCGCTATTGTGTGGACATTTTGGCACAGTTGGCTGCCGTCAAAGCGGCCACAAACAAAGTGGGACTGAGCCTGATTGACAGTCACACCAAAGGCTGTGTGTCAAACGCCATTAAAGAAGGGGATGGTTCCAAACATATCGAGGAATTAATGGAAGTGATCCGGGTCTTCACCAAATAA